The Meriones unguiculatus strain TT.TT164.6M chromosome 1, Bangor_MerUng_6.1, whole genome shotgun sequence genome has a segment encoding these proteins:
- the LOC110544382 gene encoding pre-mRNA-splicing factor 38A-like: protein MANRTVKDAHSIHGTNPQYLVEKIIRTRIYESKYWKEECFGLTAELVVDKAMELSFVGGVYGGNIKPTPFLCLTLKMLQIQPEKDIIVEFIKNEDFKYVRMLGALYMRLTGTAIDCYKYLEPLYNDYRKIKSQNRNGEFELMHVDEFIDDLLHSERVCDIILPRLQKRYVLEEAEHLEPRFSALEEDMDGVESSEEEEEEDEKLERVPSPDHQRRRYRDLDKPRCSPALWYRRSWSHSPRRRRRSPKRRSPSPHRERHRSKSSRCHRSRSRDRRHRSRSKSPGHHRSHRHRSHSKSPERSKKSHKKSWRRNE from the coding sequence ATGGCGAACCGGACAGTGAAGGATGCTCACAGCATCCACGGCACCAACCCTCAGTATCTggtggaaaagatcatccggaCACGAATCTACGAGTCCAAGTACTGGAAGGAGGAATGTTTCGGGCTTACGGCTGAACTTGTAGTCGACAAAGCCATGGAGTTGAGCTTCGTGGGCGGTGTGTATGGTGGAAACATAAAGCCAACTCCTTTTCTGTGTTTAACTTTGAAGATGCTTCAAATTCAGCCTGAGAAGGATATCATTGTTGAGTTCATAAAAAATGAAGATTTCAAGTATGTCCGGATGTTGGGGGCACTTTACATGAGGCTGACAGGAACTGCAATTGATTGCTACAAGTACTTGGAGCCTTTGTACAATGATTACCGAAAAATCAAGAGCCAGAACCGAAATGGAGAGTTTGAGCTGATGCATGTGGATGAGTTCATTGATGACCTGCTGCACAGTGAGAGAGTCTGTGATATCATTTTGCCACGGCTGCAGAAACGTTATGTGCTAGAGGAAGCCGAGCATCTGGAGCCTCGATTTAGTGCTCTGGAAGAGGACATGGATGGCGTGGAGTCtagtgaagaggaggaagaggaagatgagaagCTGGAACGAGTGCCCTCACCTGACCACCAACGGAGAAGATACCGAGATTTGGACAAGCCAAGATGCTCGCCTGCACTATGGTACAGGAGGAGCTGGAGTCACTCTCCCAGGAGGCGGAGGAGATCCCCTAAAAGAAGAAGCCCTTCTCCCCACCGAGAAAGGCACAGGAGCAAGAGTTCCCGGTGCCATCGAAGCAGGTCCAGAGACAGACGACATAGATCTCGCTCTAAGTCCCCAGGTCACCACCGTAGTCACAGACATAGGAGCCACTCCAAGTCTCCGGAAAGGTCTAAGAAAAGCCACAAGAAGAGCTGGAGAAGAAATGAGTAA
- the LOC110543479 gene encoding uncharacterized protein C11orf86-like codes for MGTSQRSQSFREPRSCYGKLHESQGRSREGQLHRTLSLRQSHEKSRSQGLDGTEGLKVQEPLPGTMGDTEQLIQTQRGGSRWWLRQYQQGRRPDSPAPLGPAPQRERSPRPQELGFSFMALLPPGGCERNSTGSTPPLLPCFGLPAGEEEVKELHGQLPQHDPESTSPLRDLVGCQQLELL; via the exons ATGGGGACCAGCCAGCGCAGTCAGTCCTTCCGGGAACCCAGGTCCTGCTATGGGAAGCTCCACGAGTCCCAGGGGAGGTCCCGGGAAGGCCAACTCCACCGGACACTGAGCCTCAGACAGAGCCATGAAAAGTCCAGGTCGCAGGGCCTTGATGGCACGGAAGGTCTGAAGGTTCAGGAGCCGCTGCCAGGGACAATGGGAGACACAGAGCAGCTGATCCAAACCCAGAGAGGAGGCAGCCGGTGGTGGCTGAGGCAGTACCAACAG GGAAGGAGACCGGATTCCCCCGCCCCTCTTGGCCCTGCCCCACAGCGGGAAAGGTCTCCCCGCCCCCAGGAGCTTGGCTTCTCTTTCATGGCTCTACTCCCACCTGGTGGCTGTGAGCGGAACAGCACTGGAAGCACACCACCTTTACTTCCCTGCTTTGGTCTTCCAGCAGGtgaggaggaggtgaaggagctTCATGGCCAGCTTCCCCAGCATGACCCTGAATCGACCAGCCCCCTCAGAGACCTCGTTGGATGCCAACAGCTAGAGCTGCTGTGA